From Burkholderia pseudomultivorans, the proteins below share one genomic window:
- a CDS encoding YodC family protein: MTIRENHRSRFRVGDVVTLKTGGPRMTVTYAGPVVFDDADWLICQWFDDSGHFRQEMFHHETVVPEPRAISAGRVRVRMLAHRYRSAA; encoded by the coding sequence ATGACGATCCGAGAAAATCACCGCAGCAGGTTTCGCGTCGGCGATGTCGTGACGCTGAAAACCGGCGGGCCGCGCATGACGGTCACCTACGCCGGGCCGGTCGTGTTCGACGACGCCGACTGGCTGATCTGCCAGTGGTTCGACGACAGCGGCCATTTCCGCCAGGAAATGTTCCATCACGAGACGGTCGTGCCCGAGCCGCGCGCGATTTCGGCCGGGCGCGTACGCGTGCGGATGCTGGCGCATCGCTACCGGTCGGCGGCCTGA